The following proteins come from a genomic window of Corynebacterium crudilactis:
- a CDS encoding DUF3097 domain-containing protein — MSFSDPYAGDIFGGHTRNKQPEYPDVPAKPGLVVEVRGDGFVGAVTGFERTYDGDFVRLEDRRGRDALYKLRKGAFMIDGQIVNLTRFVEKQAPRKSNSGSRRVENVQAKVAAPSRIWVEGIHDAAIVEKVWGHDLRVEGVVVEYLEGLDNLSERLEDFQPGPGRRIGVLADHLVEGSKETRMTRSLPADVAVTGHPYIDIWAAVKPERLGLKSWPEVPYGEDWKTGICKRVGWSDPKEGWHRVYNAVNSFRDLDYTLIGAVERLVDFVTNHDLSKEDVLA; from the coding sequence ATGAGCTTTTCTGATCCTTATGCAGGCGATATTTTTGGTGGACACACCCGCAATAAACAACCGGAGTATCCAGACGTTCCGGCAAAACCTGGGCTTGTCGTGGAAGTTCGTGGAGATGGATTCGTCGGAGCCGTAACCGGTTTTGAACGCACCTATGATGGTGATTTCGTGCGTTTGGAGGATCGTCGAGGCCGTGACGCACTCTATAAGCTGCGCAAGGGTGCATTTATGATTGATGGGCAGATCGTGAATCTCACGCGGTTTGTGGAAAAACAAGCACCACGAAAATCCAATTCCGGATCACGCCGTGTGGAAAATGTGCAGGCCAAGGTCGCCGCACCTTCCCGTATTTGGGTAGAAGGTATCCATGACGCGGCAATCGTGGAAAAAGTATGGGGCCATGACCTCCGCGTTGAAGGCGTTGTCGTGGAATATCTGGAAGGTCTAGACAACCTTTCTGAGCGCTTGGAAGATTTCCAACCTGGACCTGGTCGCCGTATCGGAGTACTAGCCGACCATTTAGTTGAAGGCTCTAAAGAAACCCGTATGACCAGGTCTCTTCCTGCAGATGTGGCAGTGACCGGACATCCATATATTGATATCTGGGCGGCTGTAAAACCTGAACGCTTAGGCCTCAAATCCTGGCCAGAGGTTCCCTACGGCGAAGATTGGAAAACGGGCATCTGCAAGCGCGTGGGCTGGTCTGATCCAAAGGAAGGCTGGCACCGGGTATACAACGCCGTTAATTCTTTCCGCGACCTGGACTACACACTGATTGGTGCCGTAGAGAGACTGGTGGACTTTGTGACAAACCATGATCTGAGTAAAGAAGATGTATTGGCATAA
- a CDS encoding ferrochelatase: MNERTSDAFDALLVLSFGGPEGHEEVRPFLENVTRGRGIPPERLDDVAVHYHHFGGVSPINALNKEIIANVETELASRGVDLPVYFGNRNWKPFDNEAADLMAKDGVKNALVLATSAWGGYSGCQQYQEDIQGMIEHLEAQEESITFTKLRQFYDHPRFVGTMARLVQDSYAKLPEYLRGEARLVFTAHSIPLAADDAAGTPQDGSLYSQQVKEASALIAAAAGVEDFDVVWQSRSGNPRTPWLEPDIVDHAVELHEKGQKALIVCPVGFISDHMEVIWDLDSELMEEAERRNMVVERVATVGPTPDFAALVADLIEEAQLKRIIERLGTLPVRGSSINGAPCGDGCCGTSKVAG; this comes from the coding sequence ATGAATGAACGCACATCGGATGCATTTGACGCCCTCCTTGTGCTCTCCTTCGGTGGTCCCGAAGGGCATGAGGAGGTTCGTCCGTTTTTGGAGAATGTCACTCGGGGTAGGGGTATCCCGCCAGAGCGTTTAGATGATGTGGCTGTCCATTATCACCACTTTGGTGGCGTGAGCCCCATCAATGCTCTCAATAAGGAAATTATCGCCAATGTGGAAACTGAGTTGGCATCCCGTGGCGTAGATTTGCCAGTTTATTTTGGCAACCGAAATTGGAAGCCTTTTGATAATGAGGCTGCAGATCTTATGGCCAAAGATGGTGTGAAAAACGCCTTGGTCTTGGCTACTTCAGCATGGGGTGGATATTCGGGTTGTCAGCAGTATCAAGAAGACATCCAGGGCATGATTGAGCACTTGGAGGCTCAGGAGGAATCGATTACCTTCACTAAATTGCGCCAATTCTATGATCACCCACGATTTGTGGGAACCATGGCTCGTTTGGTGCAGGATTCCTACGCGAAGCTGCCAGAGTATCTTCGCGGTGAAGCTCGTTTGGTTTTTACCGCGCATTCTATTCCGCTTGCTGCTGATGATGCTGCAGGAACTCCACAAGATGGTTCTTTGTATTCACAGCAGGTGAAGGAAGCTTCTGCGTTAATTGCGGCAGCTGCTGGGGTGGAAGATTTCGATGTGGTGTGGCAGTCTCGTTCCGGAAATCCGCGTACTCCGTGGTTGGAGCCAGATATCGTGGACCACGCTGTAGAGCTGCATGAAAAAGGCCAAAAAGCTCTGATTGTCTGCCCTGTAGGCTTTATTTCAGACCATATGGAAGTCATATGGGACCTAGATTCTGAGCTGATGGAAGAAGCTGAGAGGCGCAACATGGTGGTCGAGCGTGTTGCTACTGTAGGTCCGACACCAGATTTTGCAGCGCTGGTTGCCGATCTCATTGAAGAAGCTCAGCTCAAACGCATCATCGAACGCCTTGGCACATTGCCAGTTCGGGGCAGTTCGATAAATGGCGCTCCGTGTGGCGACGGGTGCTGTGGCACCTCTAAGGTCGCTGGCTAG
- a CDS encoding DIP1281 family NlpC/P60 protein, whose translation MANLESIRPGVRAALRRSRTQSKGAALTKALIAVAVSGALLSSVPPAVAQPQNPDDAAITQAEENVSAGDGEVARLAGSLSSTDAEISQVELEMGALREEVNKSLVDLHDAQAIAEQARQDAQAAKAELDETQQQIEVAQERLDEISRAAYRQNGTSKGLSGISGNGNSDDALDRQTFLRTTAEKQRAAVEELDRLRTENANKESALRQARIVAEQREAEAAEKQRQTEEAIAENSEQLNVLTSNRLTLVAQRDEADRNLAIARAEAANLQGQRAEYEEFQQAEKARIQAEAEAAAAAEKKRRADEAAAQAAAEAQAQAAAAQAAAQAETEANDRAAAQERAVEAQYAAEQAQREAESRAENDAQAQALRTQALEAAAIAAAALIATSQSSHATTVNPYPSGEDEDPVDIADLQRPTESENSGSSNSTGGNSETESGNDSSEVISGDRAAQIETVIARAMSQLGTQYAWGGGNANGPTLGIRDGGVADSYGDYNKVGFDCSGLTLYAFAGVGISLPHYTGYQYQYGTKVSPSEMQRGDLIFYGPGASQHVAIYLGDGQMLEAPSSGSVVKISPVRWSGMTESAVRLI comes from the coding sequence GTGGCCAATCTAGAATCGATTCGCCCTGGAGTGCGCGCGGCACTTCGTCGTTCGCGTACCCAGTCAAAAGGTGCAGCTCTAACAAAGGCACTCATTGCTGTGGCCGTTAGCGGGGCACTGCTCAGTTCGGTACCCCCCGCTGTTGCTCAACCTCAAAATCCTGATGATGCTGCAATTACGCAGGCAGAAGAAAATGTTTCGGCGGGCGATGGGGAAGTCGCTCGCCTTGCAGGTTCTCTGTCTAGTACTGATGCAGAAATCAGTCAGGTGGAGTTGGAGATGGGTGCACTGCGCGAAGAGGTCAACAAATCTCTTGTAGATCTGCATGATGCGCAGGCCATTGCAGAACAAGCTCGCCAAGATGCGCAGGCCGCCAAAGCAGAATTAGATGAAACGCAGCAGCAAATTGAAGTTGCTCAAGAACGTTTGGATGAGATTTCCCGTGCTGCGTATCGTCAAAATGGTACGTCTAAAGGCCTTTCTGGAATTTCAGGTAACGGCAATTCTGATGATGCATTAGATCGCCAGACCTTTTTACGTACTACTGCCGAAAAGCAGCGCGCTGCAGTCGAAGAACTCGATCGCTTGCGTACGGAAAATGCCAATAAGGAATCTGCTTTAAGGCAGGCTCGCATTGTGGCAGAGCAGCGTGAAGCAGAGGCTGCGGAAAAACAGCGGCAAACTGAAGAAGCAATCGCGGAAAATAGTGAGCAACTCAATGTGTTGACTTCTAACCGCCTTACTTTGGTTGCGCAACGCGATGAGGCAGATCGTAATTTGGCAATTGCTCGCGCTGAAGCTGCAAACTTGCAGGGACAGCGTGCGGAGTATGAAGAATTCCAGCAAGCGGAAAAGGCGCGGATTCAGGCGGAAGCTGAAGCCGCGGCCGCTGCAGAGAAAAAACGTCGTGCGGATGAAGCTGCCGCTCAAGCCGCTGCAGAGGCTCAAGCTCAGGCAGCTGCTGCGCAAGCGGCCGCGCAGGCTGAGACAGAAGCTAATGATCGTGCGGCTGCACAGGAACGTGCTGTAGAGGCGCAATATGCTGCAGAGCAGGCCCAGCGTGAGGCTGAGTCCAGGGCTGAAAATGATGCTCAGGCTCAAGCTCTGCGCACACAGGCGCTGGAAGCGGCTGCTATAGCTGCTGCTGCGTTGATTGCAACTAGCCAATCGTCACATGCAACTACTGTGAATCCTTATCCTTCAGGTGAGGATGAGGATCCTGTCGATATTGCTGATCTACAAAGGCCAACAGAGTCTGAGAACTCTGGATCCAGTAATTCCACCGGTGGCAATTCCGAAACGGAATCCGGTAACGATTCCTCTGAGGTTATCTCTGGTGATCGAGCAGCACAGATTGAAACTGTTATTGCTCGCGCCATGAGCCAACTGGGCACGCAGTATGCATGGGGTGGTGGTAATGCGAATGGCCCAACCTTGGGTATTCGTGACGGTGGCGTGGCCGATTCTTACGGCGATTACAACAAGGTCGGTTTTGACTGTTCTGGCCTGACTTTGTATGCCTTTGCTGGCGTGGGTATTTCCCTGCCTCACTACACTGGCTACCAGTATCAATATGGAACGAAGGTGTCCCCTTCGGAGATGCAGCGCGGCGATCTGATTTTCTATGGCCCGGGAGCATCACAGCACGTTGCTATTTATCTTGGTGATGGCCAAATGCTTGAAGCGCCAAGTTCCGGATCTGTGGTTAAGATTTCCCCAGTTCGCTGGAGCGGAATGACCGAGAGCGCCGTGCGACTCATTTAG
- a CDS encoding DUF6676 family protein, with protein sequence MIPENIDLKQLASELGDDAVSMGEHTGSQFPTLEHDLINAVSTAESSDFGSLGIVVLDDTPVVTSDLRDIAQELLMQSDLDSVIVRAPLSGAVVSDVHSRAALESGQHDMLGTTDYVLGTELLVQGVTDSWVTNIEWVQVLIWALVFLLAVVGVAAVSVRRKAVFFNE encoded by the coding sequence ATGATTCCAGAAAATATCGACCTCAAGCAGCTCGCTTCAGAGCTTGGTGATGATGCGGTGTCCATGGGGGAGCACACGGGAAGTCAATTTCCAACTTTGGAACATGACCTCATTAATGCAGTATCCACAGCGGAGTCTTCAGACTTTGGCTCCCTGGGCATTGTCGTTCTGGATGACACTCCAGTTGTCACATCGGATCTTCGGGATATCGCTCAGGAATTATTAATGCAGTCGGATCTGGATTCTGTCATCGTGCGAGCCCCTCTATCTGGGGCGGTGGTTAGTGATGTGCATTCTCGTGCGGCACTGGAGTCTGGGCAGCATGACATGCTTGGGACAACAGATTATGTTCTTGGCACAGAGCTTCTGGTTCAAGGTGTAACGGATTCGTGGGTTACAAATATTGAATGGGTTCAGGTTTTAATCTGGGCCCTGGTTTTCTTGCTTGCGGTTGTAGGCGTTGCGGCAGTGTCGGTTCGCCGAAAAGCGGTTTTCTTTAATGAGTAA
- the can gene encoding aconitate hydratase — protein MTESKNSFNAKSTLEVGEKSYDYFALSAVPGMEKLPYSLKVLGENLLRTEDGANITNEHIEAIANWDASADPSIEIQFTPARVLMQDFTGVPCVVDLATMREAVAALGGDPNGVNPLNPAEMVIDHSVIVEAFGRPDALAKNVEIEYERNEERYQFLRWGSESFSNFRVVPPGTGIVHQVNIEYLARVVFDNDGLAYPDTCIGTDSHTTMENGLGILGWGVGGIEAEAAMLGQPVSMLIPRVVGFKLTGEIPVGVTATDIVLTITEMLRDHGVVQKFVEFYGSGVKAVPLANRATIGNMSPEFGSTCAMFPIDEETTKYLRLTGRPEEQVALVEAYAKAQGMWLDEDTVEAEYSEYLELDLSTVVPSIAGPKRPQDRILLTEAKEQFRKDLPTYTNDEISVDSSIPAKRMVNEGGGQPEDGVNADNYNASWAGEGESLATGAEGRPSNPVTVASPQGGEYTIDHGMVAIASITSCTNTSNPSVMIGAGLIARKAAEKGLKSKPWVKTICAPGSQVVDGYYQRADLWKDLEAMGFYLSGFGCTTCIGNSGPLPEEISAAINEHDLSATAVLSGNRNFEGRISPDVKMNYLASPIMVIAYAIAGTMDFDFENEALGQDQDGNDVFLKDIWPSTEEIEETIQQAISRELYEADYADVFKGDKQWQELNVPTGDTFEWDENSTYIRKAPYFDGMPVEPVAVADIQGARVLAKLGDSVTTDHISPASSIKPGTPAAQYLDAHGVSRQDYNSLGARRGNHEVMMRGTFANIRLQNQLVDITGGYTRDFTQADAPQAFIYDASVNYKAAGIPLVVLGGKEYGTGSSRDWAAKGTNLLGVRAVITESFERIHRSNLIGMGVVPLQFPAGESHESLGLEGTETFDITGLTALNEGGIPKTVKVTATKESGDVVEFDAVVRIDTPGEADYYRHGGILQYVLRQMAAASK, from the coding sequence GTGACTGAAAGCAAGAACTCCTTCAATGCTAAGAGCACCCTTGAAGTTGGCGAGAAGTCTTATGACTACTTCGCTCTCTCTGCAGTGCCTGGCATGGAGAAGCTGCCTTACTCCCTGAAGGTTCTCGGAGAGAACCTTCTTCGCACCGAAGACGGCGCAAACATCACCAACGAGCACATTGAGGCTATCGCCAACTGGGATGCATCTGCTGATCCAAGCATCGAAATCCAGTTCACCCCAGCTCGCGTCCTCATGCAGGACTTCACTGGTGTTCCTTGTGTAGTTGACCTTGCAACCATGCGCGAAGCAGTTGCTGCGCTTGGTGGCGACCCTAACGGCGTCAACCCATTGAACCCAGCAGAAATGGTCATTGACCACTCTGTCATCGTCGAAGCATTCGGTCGCCCAGATGCACTGGCTAAGAACGTTGAGATCGAGTACGAGCGCAACGAGGAGCGTTACCAGTTCCTGCGTTGGGGTTCTGAGTCTTTCTCCAACTTCCGCGTTGTTCCTCCAGGAACCGGCATTGTCCACCAGGTAAACATCGAGTACTTGGCTCGCGTTGTCTTCGACAATGATGGCCTTGCATACCCAGATACCTGCATCGGCACCGACTCCCACACCACCATGGAAAACGGCCTCGGCATCCTGGGCTGGGGTGTTGGCGGCATTGAAGCTGAGGCTGCAATGCTTGGACAGCCAGTATCCATGCTGATCCCTCGCGTTGTCGGCTTCAAGCTCACTGGTGAAATCCCAGTTGGCGTTACCGCAACCGATATCGTTTTGACCATCACCGAAATGCTGCGCGACCACGGCGTCGTTCAGAAGTTCGTTGAGTTCTACGGTTCTGGCGTCAAGGCTGTTCCTCTGGCTAACCGTGCAACCATCGGTAACATGTCCCCAGAGTTCGGCTCCACCTGTGCGATGTTCCCAATCGACGAAGAGACCACCAAGTACCTGCGCCTCACCGGCCGCCCAGAAGAGCAGGTTGCACTTGTCGAGGCTTACGCCAAGGCACAGGGCATGTGGCTCGATGAGGACACCGTCGAAGCAGAGTACTCCGAGTACCTCGAGCTGGACCTGTCCACCGTTGTTCCTTCCATCGCTGGCCCTAAGCGTCCACAGGACCGTATCCTGCTGACCGAGGCAAAGGAGCAGTTCCGTAAGGATCTGCCAACCTACACTAACGATGAGATCTCCGTTGATTCTTCCATCCCTGCAAAGCGCATGGTTAACGAAGGTGGCGGACAGCCAGAAGACGGCGTCAACGCTGACAACTACAACGCTTCATGGGCTGGCGAGGGCGAGTCTCTTGCTACCGGCGCTGAAGGTCGTCCTTCTAACCCAGTGACTGTTGCTTCCCCACAGGGTGGCGAGTACACCATCGACCACGGCATGGTTGCTATTGCTTCCATCACCTCTTGCACCAACACCTCTAACCCTTCCGTGATGATCGGCGCTGGCCTGATCGCACGTAAGGCAGCAGAAAAGGGCCTTAAGTCCAAGCCTTGGGTTAAGACCATCTGTGCACCAGGTTCCCAGGTTGTCGACGGCTACTACCAGCGTGCAGACCTCTGGAAGGACCTAGAGGCTATGGGCTTCTACCTTTCCGGCTTTGGTTGCACCACTTGTATCGGTAACTCCGGCCCACTGCCAGAGGAAATCTCCGCTGCAATCAACGAGCACGACCTTTCTGCAACTGCAGTTCTGTCCGGTAACCGTAACTTCGAGGGACGTATCTCCCCTGACGTTAAGATGAACTACCTGGCTTCCCCAATCATGGTCATTGCTTACGCAATCGCTGGCACCATGGACTTCGATTTCGAGAACGAAGCTCTTGGACAGGACCAGGATGGCAACGATGTCTTCCTGAAGGACATCTGGCCTTCCACCGAGGAAATCGAAGAGACCATCCAGCAGGCAATCTCCCGTGAGCTTTACGAAGCTGACTACGCAGATGTCTTCAAGGGTGACAAGCAGTGGCAGGAACTTAACGTTCCTACCGGTGACACCTTCGAGTGGGATGAGAACTCCACTTACATCCGCAAGGCTCCTTACTTCGACGGCATGCCTGTTGAGCCAGTAGCAGTTGCAGATATCCAGGGCGCACGCGTTCTGGCAAAGCTCGGCGACTCTGTCACCACCGACCATATCTCCCCTGCATCCTCCATTAAGCCAGGTACTCCTGCAGCTCAGTACTTGGATGCACACGGTGTATCCCGCCAGGACTACAACTCTCTGGGCGCTAGGCGCGGTAACCACGAGGTCATGATGCGCGGCACCTTCGCCAACATCCGCCTCCAGAACCAGCTGGTTGACATCACCGGTGGCTACACCCGTGACTTCACCCAGGCTGATGCCCCACAGGCATTCATCTACGATGCTTCCGTTAACTACAAGGCAGCTGGCATTCCGCTAGTCGTTCTTGGTGGTAAGGAATACGGCACTGGTTCTTCCCGTGACTGGGCTGCAAAGGGCACCAACCTGCTTGGCGTTCGCGCAGTTATCACCGAGTCCTTCGAGCGTATTCACCGCTCTAACCTCATCGGTATGGGCGTTGTCCCACTGCAGTTCCCTGCAGGCGAGTCCCACGAGTCCCTCGGACTTGAGGGCACCGAGACCTTCGACATCACCGGACTGACCGCACTCAACGAGGGTGGAATTCCAAAGACCGTCAAGGTTACCGCTACCAAGGAAAGCGGCGACGTTGTCGAATTCGACGCAGTTGTCCGCATCGACACCCCAGGTGAGGCTGACTACTACCGCCACGGTGGCATCCTGCAGTACGTGCTGCGTCAGATGGCTGCGGCTTCTAAGTAA
- the acnR gene encoding TetR/AcrR family transcriptional regulator AcnR, with protein sequence MSIAARDKPTNSRHEILEGARRCFAEHGYEGATVRRLEEATGKSRGAIFHHFGDKENLFLALAREDAARMAEVVSENGLVEVMRGMLEDPQRYDWMSVRLEISKQLRTDPVFRAKWIDHQSVLDEAVRVRLSRNVDKGQMRTDVPLEVLHTFLETVLDGFISRLATGAPTEGLSEVLDLVESSVRTRD encoded by the coding sequence GTGTCCATAGCGGCAAGAGACAAGCCAACAAATAGCCGTCACGAAATCCTCGAAGGCGCTCGTCGGTGCTTTGCAGAGCACGGCTATGAGGGCGCGACTGTACGCCGGCTAGAAGAAGCGACAGGGAAATCACGAGGAGCGATCTTTCACCATTTTGGAGATAAAGAAAATCTTTTCTTAGCGCTCGCTCGTGAAGATGCTGCACGCATGGCAGAGGTGGTGTCTGAAAATGGCCTCGTAGAAGTTATGCGAGGAATGCTCGAGGATCCTCAGCGCTACGACTGGATGTCAGTTCGACTCGAGATCTCAAAACAACTGCGCACCGATCCTGTATTTCGGGCAAAATGGATTGATCACCAAAGTGTTCTAGACGAAGCTGTCCGGGTACGTCTTTCTCGAAATGTGGACAAAGGGCAGATGCGTACCGATGTGCCCCTAGAGGTTCTACATACGTTCTTAGAGACTGTTCTCGATGGTTTTATTTCCCGTTTAGCTACTGGTGCCCCTACGGAAGGGCTATCTGAGGTACTAGATTTAGTGGAAAGCTCAGTGCGTACACGGGACTAA
- a CDS encoding glutamine amidotransferase: MVSVLLVQPRQGAAVAAAERRDFLQATGLKPQELTSRMLDSTTSRIGSLEGFDGVIVGGSPLNATNFEYSDWQRHVHRELGLLIDHPLPTIFVCYGNTFLTFYAGGHIGRTHPEASGPTTVLLTEAGQRDILTRDLPDSFTSFTGHTENSITAAPGHVVLATGPTCPVQMLRANKNTWSVQFHADMDAVGMKNRMDFYSNYGYFSPEDYERIIAELPTVDAIYANRVLRNFVEVCEGTRIANGLEHQQPALSE; encoded by the coding sequence ATGGTTTCAGTTCTTTTAGTTCAACCCCGCCAAGGCGCCGCAGTTGCTGCTGCCGAACGTCGCGACTTTCTCCAGGCCACTGGCCTCAAGCCACAAGAACTGACTTCTCGAATGTTGGATAGCACTACCTCTCGCATCGGAAGCCTGGAAGGCTTTGATGGAGTAATCGTTGGTGGCAGCCCACTCAATGCTACAAATTTTGAGTACAGCGATTGGCAGCGACATGTCCACCGAGAACTAGGGTTATTGATCGATCACCCATTGCCTACCATTTTCGTCTGCTATGGAAATACTTTCTTAACTTTTTACGCTGGTGGACACATTGGACGAACCCACCCAGAAGCTTCCGGCCCCACCACTGTTTTACTGACCGAAGCAGGACAGCGCGATATTTTAACGCGCGATCTCCCGGACAGCTTTACCTCTTTTACCGGGCATACAGAGAATTCCATTACCGCCGCTCCAGGCCACGTTGTATTAGCTACTGGACCAACATGCCCGGTACAGATGCTGCGCGCAAATAAAAATACCTGGTCAGTACAGTTCCATGCAGATATGGATGCAGTTGGAATGAAAAATCGCATGGATTTCTATTCCAACTACGGCTACTTCTCCCCAGAAGACTACGAACGCATCATCGCAGAACTTCCTACAGTTGATGCCATCTATGCGAATAGAGTTCTACGTAATTTCGTGGAAGTCTGCGAAGGCACACGTATTGCTAATGGCCTAGAGCATCAGCAACCAGCTCTTAGCGAATAG
- a CDS encoding NAD(P)H-binding protein, which translates to MTDSTRILLIGGHGKVALLATPMLIDASLEVTSMYRNPDHRSEIEELGAMPLERDVTTLSVEDWADLLKDFDVVVWSAGNGGKSGAAATYAIDRDAAIASIDGAASLGEQAPRYIMVSYVASTSHTIDPDASFYPYAESKKSADEHLAKTNLDYLILGPSGLTLDQVNGIEVIEDSTEAGADRTTSRILVAQVITEFAVREFPQTRVLPFVDGDTPVSAIR; encoded by the coding sequence ATGACTGATTCAACTCGCATATTACTCATTGGCGGACACGGCAAGGTTGCTCTTTTAGCAACCCCCATGCTTATCGACGCCTCCCTCGAGGTCACTTCCATGTACCGCAATCCGGACCACAGGTCCGAAATTGAAGAACTAGGGGCGATGCCCCTAGAGCGTGATGTCACCACGCTAAGTGTCGAAGACTGGGCAGATTTACTTAAAGATTTTGATGTCGTGGTGTGGAGCGCCGGCAATGGTGGCAAGAGCGGTGCAGCTGCCACGTATGCAATTGATCGTGACGCAGCAATTGCGTCTATCGATGGTGCTGCGAGCCTCGGGGAGCAGGCACCTCGATACATTATGGTGAGCTACGTTGCCTCAACGTCTCATACCATCGACCCAGACGCTTCCTTCTATCCATATGCTGAATCCAAAAAGTCTGCTGATGAGCACTTGGCAAAGACTAATTTGGATTATCTGATCTTGGGGCCTTCAGGTTTGACGTTAGATCAGGTCAACGGAATTGAAGTTATTGAAGATTCTACTGAGGCAGGTGCGGATCGAACTACCTCAAGAATTCTGGTTGCACAGGTGATTACAGAGTTTGCGGTTCGAGAATTCCCACAGACTCGTGTTCTGCCATTTGTGGATGGAGATACGCCAGTTTCAGCTATTCGCTAA
- a CDS encoding PLDc N-terminal domain-containing protein, with translation MPTLKDRSSKMYKSLRADWLDLPTELRFPVIAAAVVEFAGKVSVWVSLNRRKQEEVRGPKWLWALLTVVNGVGPAAYWAFGRKK, from the coding sequence ATGCCAACTTTAAAAGATCGTTCCTCCAAAATGTACAAATCCCTACGGGCTGATTGGTTAGATCTTCCTACCGAACTACGTTTTCCAGTTATCGCTGCCGCGGTAGTGGAGTTTGCCGGCAAGGTATCTGTATGGGTGTCGTTGAATCGCCGTAAACAAGAAGAAGTCCGCGGGCCTAAATGGCTCTGGGCACTTTTAACTGTGGTTAATGGTGTTGGCCCTGCTGCGTACTGGGCTTTCGGCAGGAAAAAGTAA
- a CDS encoding DUF1990 domain-containing protein — translation MNTSKLSYSQSLWGHSQELLTGNNSGLTGWNITDCELILGQGEECFSLAVQRLFSWKAHRYAGVHVVESDSIVELKFWGTRSYCKILKRVETPHRALLIYGTLAQHVECGEETFEVSIDRNGEVKAHIVAFSKPAQWWARWGQFIVRVIQLRITAKYLKGLKA, via the coding sequence GTGAACACCTCTAAACTGAGTTATTCGCAGTCGTTATGGGGGCATTCTCAAGAGTTATTGACTGGAAATAATTCAGGTTTGACGGGCTGGAACATCACTGATTGTGAATTGATCCTGGGGCAGGGGGAAGAGTGCTTCAGCCTGGCAGTGCAACGGTTATTTTCCTGGAAGGCGCATCGTTATGCGGGCGTTCATGTTGTTGAATCTGACTCGATTGTGGAACTTAAATTCTGGGGAACACGGTCTTATTGCAAGATCCTGAAACGTGTTGAAACCCCGCATCGAGCGTTGTTAATTTATGGCACCCTTGCACAACATGTGGAGTGTGGGGAAGAGACCTTTGAGGTTTCTATTGATAGAAATGGTGAGGTCAAGGCACATATTGTAGCTTTTTCTAAACCTGCTCAGTGGTGGGCTAGATGGGGACAGTTCATTGTGAGAGTTATTCAATTAAGGATTACTGCTAAGTATCTCAAGGGGCTTAAAGCTTAA